The proteins below are encoded in one region of Populus alba chromosome 2, ASM523922v2, whole genome shotgun sequence:
- the LOC118062617 gene encoding BRI1 kinase inhibitor 1: MDTQTQTKSREKDADKPQEGNLKQDGKEGTEAKQQAALPTSPASPSSASSSPSHEFSFTISLHSASAPVPDKAKNPPNSFAIDLSPADDIFFHGHLLPLHLLSHLPVSPRSSTNSFDSFTPPIKELLDDQRPNKSSNSCGTSNGNSISSSNNSNNCSRHRSKNYSEARGRSKPKSFSLFGWRKGCEVKEKEEDKGEHKKKLRFDASQVLKRYARMVRPLMFFKGRRENLQSHRQPYSFSGNLSLGNKQELRGRGGECSAPASMRTSPTNSGLLLATASLPSSTSNSTMEEFHAAIQAAIAHCKNSIAAEEKMKC, translated from the coding sequence ATGGACACCCAAACGCAAACGAAATCCAGAGAAAAAGATGCGGACAAGCCTCAAGAAGGAAATTTAAAACAAGACGGAAAAGAGGGCACAGAAGCAAAGCAACAGGCGGCGCTGCCAACATCCCCTGCCTCCCCATCTTCAGCATCCTCCTCTCCTTCTCATGAATTCTCCTTCACAATCTCTCTCCACTCTGCCTCAGCACCAGTCCCTGATAAGGCCAAAAACCCTCCTAATTCATTTGCTATTGATTTGTCTCCAGCAGATGACATTTTCTTCCATGGGCACTTGCTTCCTCTCCATCTCCTCTCACACCTTCCTGTGTCTCCTCGCTCGTCCACAAATTCCTTTGACAGCTTTACCCCTCCTATCAAGGAATTATTAgatgatcaaagacccaacaaaAGTAGCAATAGCTGCGGCACCAGCAATGGAAATAGCATTAGCAGTAGCAACAACAGCAATAACTGCAGTCGCCATCGAAGCAAAAACTATAGTGAGGCAAGGGGGAGAAGCAAGCCCAAGTCTTTCTCTTTATTCGGTTGGCGAAAAGGGTGTGAAGTtaaagaaaaggaggaggacAAGGGTGAGCACAAGAAAAAGCTGAGGTTCGACGCAAGTCAGGTTCTGAAGAGGTACGCCAGAATGGTTAGGCCATTAATGTTCTTCAAAGGAAGGAGAGAAAATCTCCAATCCCACAGGCAACCTTATTCATTTTCAGGTAATTTAAGTTTGGGAAATAAACAGGAGTTGCGAGGGAGGGGAGGAGAATGCTCAGCACCGGCATCGATGAGGACATCTCCAACAAATAGTGGCCTTCTTCTTGCAACTGCATCTCTTCCTTCTTCTACTAGTAATAGTACAATGGAAGAGTTTCATGCTGCTATTCAAGCAGCAATTGCTCATTGCAAGAACTCCATTGCTGCAGAAGAAAAGATGAAATGCTAA
- the LOC118062616 gene encoding probable protein phosphatase 2C 12, which yields MMAAAREHHTVPLSVLLKRELANERVEKPEILYGQACQSKKGEDFTLLKTECQRIVGDGITTYSVFGLFDGHNGSAAAIYTKENLLNNFIAAMPPDLNREEWVAALPRALVAGFVKTDKDFQQRARTSGTTVTFAVIEGLVITVASVGDSRCILESAEGDLYYLSADHRLECNEEERERITASGGEVGRLNTGGGAEIGPLRCWPGGLCLSRSIGDVDVGEYIVPVPYVKQIKLSTGGGRLIISSDGVWDALSDEVALDCCRGMPVEAAAAQIVKEAVQVKGLRDDTTCIVIDIVPPEKPAAPLPQPKKLGRGVFKSMFRKRSPESSSQIDKEYLEPDVVEELFEEGSAMLSERLDTKYPLCKMFKLFICAVCQVEIKPDEGISIHVGSSDFGKLRPWDGPFLCSSCQEKKEAMEGKRPPGDRHSSDSD from the exons atgatgGCTGCTGCGAGGGAACATCATACGGTGCCGCTCTCGGTGCTTCTAAAGCGAGAATTGGCGAATGAGAGGGTAGAGAAGCCGGAGATTTTATACGGACAGGCTTGTCAGAGCAAGAAAGGGGAGGATTTCACCTTGTTAAAAACTGAATGCCAGAGAATCGTGGGTGATGGGATTACTACTTATTCTGTTTTCGGG ttattTGATGGACATAATGGGTCTGCAGCAGCAATATACACGAAGGAGAATCTACTAAATAACTTCATAGCCGCCATGCCTCCAGATCTTAACAGAGAAGAATGGGTAGCAGCACTTCCAAGAGCTTTAGTTGCAGGGTTCGTCAAAACAGATAAAGATTTTCAACAGAGAG ctCGAACATCAGGAACAACTGTCACCTTTGCAGTAATTGAAGGATTGGTCATAACTGTGGCATCTGTTGGTGATTCCCGTTGCATTCTTGAATCTGCTGAAGGTGATCTCTATTACTTGTCAGCAGATCATCGGCTTGAATGCAATGAAGAGGA GAGGGAGCGCATTACTGCAAGTGGGGGTGAGGTGGGACGACTAAATACTGGTGGTGGTGCGGAG ATTGGCCCTTTGAGATGTTGGCCTGGTGGCTTATGTCTTTCACGATCTATCGGGGATGTGGATGTTGGCGAGTACATTGTTCCTGTTCCTTATGTGAAGCAAATTAAG TTGTCTACTGGGGGTGGTAGGCTTATTATCTCTAGTGATGGTGTTTGGGATGCTTTATCTGATGAAGTGGCTCTTGATTGTTGCCGTGGGATGCCAGTGGAAGCTGCAGCTGCACAAATTGTTAAG GAAGCAGTGCAGGTGAAAGGACTTCGAGATGATACAACCTGCATTGTGATTGATATAGTACCACCAGAGAAACCAGCTGCCCCTTTGCCACAACCAAAAAAGCTTGGAAGAGGAGTATTCAAGTCCATGTTTCGCAAAAGGTCCCCTGAATCTTCTTCTCAAATTGATAAGGAATATCTGGAACCAGATGTGGTTGAGGAACTATTTGAGGAAGGATCTGCCATGCTTTCAGAAAG GTTAGATACGAAATACCCGCTTTGCAAAATGTTTAAGCTGTTTATATGTGCAGTCTGTCAAGTAGAGATAAAACCTGACGAGGGTATTTCAATACATGTTGGTTCATCTGATTTTGGAAAATTACGTCCCTGGGATGGTCCTTTCCTTTGCTCAAGTTgccaagagaaaaaagaagcaatggAAGGGAAAAGACCACCAGGAG ATAGGCATAGCAGTGATAGTGATTAG